The following proteins are co-located in the Gloeocapsa sp. PCC 7428 genome:
- a CDS encoding glycoside hydrolase family 26 protein, whose protein sequence is MLRLINSSVRNIKIHAIGDRSQRPRNQWQWRLVLMVVLLGGLFGIKNAAADTSRNQSSHQAVRNSHIPVLLGLYTPNYLGLQRVIDRELRQVDNWAGKRHSLAGFFMDIEDSNPAYNIKERLEILRRNGYTAFINLDSTRSAAQIARGDVDQSLRKLAQAYADWSKQGSGRMAFIAPFQEMNIPGETYSKDPQNFKLAYQRIQTIFTEAGVAPGAVRWVFAPNGWSENAQHRFENYYPGSARVDVVAFSSYNWGHCRNASWKQWKTPQEVFESDIQRMRVMAPGKPIFIAQTATTSYTQSGATSSAKDRWLRDAYAQLAAMGVRGILYFNIDKECDWAFYSDRDRNSAGYRDAVALPAFGYVAPANLARMELSR, encoded by the coding sequence ATGCTGCGACTCATAAACTCAAGCGTTAGAAACATAAAGATTCATGCTATTGGCGATCGCAGCCAGCGTCCCCGAAATCAGTGGCAATGGCGACTGGTACTCATGGTTGTTTTACTCGGTGGTCTATTTGGGATTAAGAATGCAGCTGCTGATACCTCCAGGAATCAAAGCTCGCATCAAGCAGTCAGGAATTCCCACATACCAGTACTACTAGGACTTTATACTCCAAACTATTTAGGTTTGCAGCGTGTCATCGATCGCGAGTTGCGTCAGGTGGATAATTGGGCGGGTAAGCGTCATTCGCTTGCAGGGTTTTTTATGGATATTGAAGACTCAAACCCTGCCTACAATATCAAAGAACGTCTAGAAATACTCCGACGCAATGGTTACACTGCTTTTATTAATTTAGATTCGACGCGTTCAGCAGCACAGATTGCTAGAGGAGATGTCGATCAATCACTCCGAAAGCTAGCGCAAGCCTACGCCGACTGGTCAAAGCAAGGCTCAGGACGCATGGCATTTATTGCGCCATTCCAAGAGATGAATATTCCTGGAGAAACTTACAGTAAAGACCCCCAGAACTTTAAGCTAGCGTACCAACGTATTCAGACAATCTTTACAGAAGCTGGTGTTGCTCCTGGTGCAGTTCGTTGGGTATTTGCACCGAATGGTTGGAGTGAGAATGCACAGCACCGATTTGAAAACTACTATCCAGGATCGGCGCGAGTCGATGTTGTTGCGTTTAGTTCCTACAACTGGGGACATTGTCGCAATGCTAGTTGGAAGCAGTGGAAGACGCCGCAAGAAGTGTTCGAGTCTGATATTCAGCGGATGCGGGTTATGGCTCCTGGCAAGCCCATTTTTATCGCGCAAACAGCGACTACGAGTTATACGCAAAGCGGTGCTACAAGTAGTGCGAAAGATCGATGGTTGCGAGACGCTTACGCGCAGCTAGCAGCGATGGGCGTGCGCGGCATTCTCTATTTCAATATTGATAAAGAATGTGATTGGGCATTTTACAGCGATCGCGATCGTAATTCGGCTGGCTATCGCGATGCAGTGGCACTTCCGGCTTTTGGCTATGTAGCGCCTGCAAATTTAGCACGAATGGAGCTTTCGCGGTAA
- a CDS encoding glycosyltransferase translates to MNSVAQTKNLSNFAGSNTRSRLRERTLLFRYLAEINLIFGAWYLSWRMTHSINFDALWLSIPLLLAEIYSYFGGVMFVVGLWRPIVRQVKSLDKLTPPMSRADLPTVDVFITCYNEPPEIVEQTARAALAIDYPPTKLRVYVLDDGNSPVMRAMSEKLSIEDLQKPLLQQEATQIDAERSALVKRLQQLDELAPDTQAAEEWLQAIAPTQDPQIETRFLQRLQQLILLLHPTHSSISDRLSTERQFLEDAIHQKELELIELNRLRYIARPKPLGVPHHAKAGNINYALFYGDTTGEFILTLDADHIPKPQFLKRVLPYFYTYNVFAGKYEHNRVAFVQTPQDFYNLPPDDPFGHQAHLFYGPLQQGKDGMNAAFYTGTNAVIRRDALIGVGLQYFSDEFAKNEKRLDEFELVGGVSSNSITEDMNTAMRLHAAGWKSVYHNELLAEGLAPDDLSSTLKQRLRWAQGTIQVFLRENPLTKPGLTFWQRLHYFKTMYSYFSGFATVVFIACPIIYFFTGVIPVKTYGPDFALHFFPAFIVNRLTLMAATWGIPAREIWRSEQYAIALFPLLIQAVWSVFTGQSIKFQVTPKQRQSGIYLRLIVPQLTVFALTILGIFWSLYRFAIGDLDRPTVYLLNGAWAVYNLSLLWAIIRAATWQPHSTYLK, encoded by the coding sequence ATGAATTCAGTTGCTCAGACAAAAAATCTATCAAATTTTGCTGGTAGTAATACTCGTTCTCGGCTCAGAGAGCGTACTTTGCTTTTTCGCTACTTGGCAGAAATTAATCTCATTTTTGGTGCTTGGTACTTGTCTTGGCGAATGACGCATTCGATTAACTTTGATGCGCTGTGGCTTTCGATTCCTTTACTCTTAGCAGAGATTTACAGCTATTTCGGCGGCGTGATGTTTGTTGTGGGGTTATGGCGTCCGATTGTGCGACAAGTCAAGTCGTTGGACAAATTGACACCACCAATGTCGCGGGCTGATTTGCCTACGGTTGATGTTTTTATCACGTGTTACAACGAGCCACCAGAAATCGTTGAACAAACTGCTAGGGCGGCGTTGGCGATTGATTATCCGCCAACGAAGTTGCGGGTTTATGTGCTTGATGATGGAAACTCACCCGTCATGCGTGCGATGTCGGAGAAATTGAGTATCGAAGATTTACAAAAACCTTTACTTCAGCAGGAAGCGACGCAAATTGATGCTGAGCGTTCTGCGTTGGTAAAACGCCTTCAACAACTCGATGAATTAGCACCAGATACGCAAGCGGCTGAGGAGTGGCTACAGGCGATCGCTCCTACGCAAGACCCTCAAATCGAAACTAGGTTTCTACAACGTTTGCAGCAGTTAATTTTACTGTTACATCCAACACACTCTAGTATTAGCGATCGCCTATCGACTGAGCGCCAATTTTTAGAAGACGCGATTCATCAAAAAGAACTCGAACTCATCGAACTCAACCGACTGCGTTATATTGCACGTCCTAAGCCCCTTGGTGTTCCGCATCATGCCAAAGCTGGAAATATCAACTATGCGCTCTTTTATGGAGATACTACGGGTGAATTTATTTTGACGCTCGATGCGGATCATATTCCCAAGCCGCAATTTCTCAAACGTGTCTTACCGTATTTCTACACTTACAACGTGTTTGCAGGAAAATACGAACACAATCGAGTGGCATTTGTGCAAACTCCTCAAGATTTCTACAACTTACCTCCCGACGATCCGTTTGGACATCAAGCCCATCTATTTTACGGACCACTCCAGCAGGGTAAAGATGGTATGAATGCCGCTTTCTATACCGGAACAAATGCGGTCATTCGTCGCGATGCTTTGATTGGTGTTGGACTTCAGTATTTCTCCGATGAATTTGCCAAAAATGAGAAACGACTTGATGAATTTGAGTTAGTTGGTGGTGTTTCAAGTAACAGCATTACGGAAGATATGAATACGGCAATGCGGTTACACGCTGCGGGTTGGAAATCGGTTTATCATAACGAACTTTTGGCAGAAGGTTTAGCCCCTGACGATCTTAGTTCTACTCTCAAGCAGCGATTGCGTTGGGCGCAAGGAACAATTCAAGTTTTCCTCCGCGAAAATCCTCTCACAAAACCAGGATTGACGTTTTGGCAAAGGTTGCATTATTTCAAGACGATGTATAGCTATTTTTCGGGTTTTGCCACTGTTGTTTTTATCGCGTGTCCGATCATCTATTTCTTTACGGGAGTTATTCCTGTGAAAACTTACGGTCCTGATTTTGCTTTACACTTTTTTCCAGCGTTTATCGTCAACCGCCTGACACTTATGGCAGCAACGTGGGGTATTCCTGCACGCGAGATTTGGCGTTCCGAACAATATGCGATCGCTTTATTTCCTTTGTTGATTCAAGCCGTATGGAGTGTATTTACAGGACAATCAATCAAGTTCCAAGTCACGCCCAAACAAAGACAATCAGGAATTTATCTACGGTTGATCGTGCCACAATTAACTGTTTTTGCACTCACAATTCTTGGTATTTTTTGGAGTCTTTATCGATTTGCCATTGGCGATCTCGATCGTCCTACAGTATACCTACTCAATGGCGCTTGGGCAGTTTATAACTTATCACTACTTTGGGCGATCATTCGTGCAGCTACTTGGCAACCACATAGTACTTATCTTAAATAA
- a CDS encoding DUF3131 domain-containing protein — protein sequence MAGMRVAMTGVSVILPMVFVTTQHLDCSRISAECLRSNSHPVRSPSFLLAAPDNFNPDPQPPTPESTTPVEIPRPITLPSPAPSLKPIIPKPTTPVPATATPRLTREVDQIAAQRAWKYFERNWNSQTGLVNAVDNLPWTTLWDQGSALLGIHAARQLGLLPADVFQKRMNVLLRTLETLPLPATGLPNKAYSTHTAQMRQLNNTPDLQGKSGWSALDMARFLLGLHVFREQYPEYRDRINRIAARWKLSQLVKNGWLNGGISNNGQILQVQEGRLGYEQYAAHSLKLWHLEATNALSKPPVKTVTVDGIALEVDQRNFKNSGATNYLTNDPYLLWGLELGWSDAVKPQVNKLLQLQAQRFQRTGILTAVNEDSLDRPPYFLYYSVYANDRPWLVTDTRGRTYPQLRFLSTKAAFAWFALLPDDPYAKKLRDFVQNLADPNRGYLSGRYEQRQLGVNRSIDINTNAIVLESLLYQARGQRPLVF from the coding sequence ATGGCTGGGATGAGAGTGGCGATGACTGGGGTGAGCGTTATATTACCGATGGTGTTTGTCACAACACAGCATTTGGATTGTTCTCGTATAAGTGCAGAATGCTTGCGCAGCAATTCTCATCCGGTGCGATCGCCATCATTTCTGCTTGCTGCGCCGGATAATTTTAATCCTGATCCACAGCCTCCTACACCAGAATCGACAACTCCTGTTGAAATACCACGCCCGATTACGCTTCCTTCACCAGCGCCTAGCCTCAAACCGATTATTCCAAAACCAACGACCCCAGTTCCGGCAACAGCTACACCGCGATTAACACGCGAAGTCGATCAAATTGCTGCGCAACGCGCTTGGAAGTATTTTGAGCGTAACTGGAATTCTCAAACAGGTTTAGTCAATGCCGTAGACAATCTACCGTGGACAACGTTATGGGATCAAGGCAGTGCCTTACTCGGAATTCATGCGGCGCGACAATTAGGGTTATTGCCTGCGGATGTCTTTCAAAAGCGCATGAACGTGCTTTTACGAACATTAGAGACATTACCACTACCAGCAACAGGCTTGCCGAATAAAGCTTACAGTACGCATACCGCTCAGATGCGGCAACTTAATAATACTCCCGATCTTCAGGGTAAAAGTGGTTGGTCAGCATTGGATATGGCGCGTTTTTTGCTGGGATTACACGTTTTCCGCGAGCAGTATCCCGAATATCGCGATCGCATTAATCGCATTGCTGCACGCTGGAAGCTATCACAACTTGTGAAAAACGGTTGGTTAAATGGCGGTATCTCCAACAACGGACAAATTCTCCAAGTTCAAGAAGGACGCTTAGGTTATGAGCAATACGCTGCCCACAGCTTAAAACTTTGGCATCTTGAAGCCACAAATGCTTTGTCTAAACCACCCGTTAAGACAGTTACAGTCGATGGCATTGCGTTAGAAGTCGATCAACGCAACTTCAAAAACTCTGGGGCTACCAACTATTTGACAAACGATCCCTATCTGCTTTGGGGCTTGGAATTGGGATGGTCAGATGCTGTCAAGCCACAAGTTAATAAACTTTTACAACTGCAAGCTCAACGGTTTCAACGTACTGGCATTTTAACTGCGGTGAATGAAGATTCGCTCGATCGCCCGCCTTATTTTCTTTATTACAGTGTCTACGCGAACGATCGACCTTGGCTCGTGACAGATACCAGAGGACGCACCTATCCCCAACTGCGGTTTCTCAGCACGAAAGCAGCGTTTGCTTGGTTTGCACTGCTACCAGACGATCCTTATGCCAAGAAGTTACGTGACTTTGTGCAAAACCTTGCCGACCCAAATCGCGGTTATCTTTCTGGGCGGTACGAACAACGTCAACTCGGTGTCAATCGCTCAATTGATATTAATACCAACGCAATTGTTTTAGAAAGTCTACTTTACCAAGCGCGAGGTCAACGTCCGCTTGTTTTTTAA
- a CDS encoding STAS domain-containing protein: MKLETMNSIKIVQPLGILDGIRGNQFRREVSDVVAAGADIVLIDLQKVNFIDSSGLGALVSAMKTVRSAGGKLFVCSVNDQVRMLFELTKMDRVFEIFADQDEFNQRVLATK, from the coding sequence ATAAAACTAGAAACTATGAATTCTATTAAAATTGTGCAGCCTTTAGGCATTTTAGATGGTATTAGGGGTAATCAATTTCGGAGAGAAGTTAGTGATGTCGTCGCTGCTGGCGCTGATATTGTCTTAATTGATCTGCAAAAGGTGAATTTTATTGATAGTTCTGGTTTAGGAGCTTTAGTTTCTGCAATGAAGACAGTACGTAGTGCTGGTGGAAAACTATTTGTTTGTTCAGTCAACGATCAGGTAAGAATGCTATTTGAACTAACCAAAATGGATCGTGTTTTTGAGATTTTTGCCGATCAAGATGAATTTAATCAAAGAGTTCTAGCTACCAAGTAG
- a CDS encoding anti-sigma regulatory factor, which translates to MFNKINLQVNTDLSVASQVVSWFEQLNHPQITDIKIWWQCQTLLQEGFTNIVEHAHRGLPKETPILLEAIRNTEAIEIYIWAYGVAFDIEQKLKELPEIEKIEGERGRGLKIMSLLADEISYTRVAGDRYCLYMKKNYIA; encoded by the coding sequence TTGTTTAACAAAATAAATCTCCAAGTTAATACTGATCTTTCAGTTGCATCGCAGGTTGTTTCATGGTTTGAGCAATTAAATCATCCACAAATTACTGATATAAAAATATGGTGGCAGTGTCAAACATTGCTGCAAGAAGGTTTTACGAATATTGTCGAGCACGCGCATCGAGGGCTGCCTAAAGAAACTCCGATTTTACTAGAAGCAATCAGAAATACTGAGGCGATAGAAATTTATATTTGGGCATATGGTGTAGCGTTTGACATAGAGCAAAAACTCAAAGAACTTCCTGAAATTGAAAAAATTGAGGGTGAGAGAGGACGCGGTTTGAAGATTATGTCTTTACTCGCGGATGAGATCAGCTATACACGTGTAGCAGGCGATCGCTACTGCTTGTATATGAAAAAAAACTACATAGCTTAA
- a CDS encoding PP2C family protein-serine/threonine phosphatase, producing MFKILIIDDDPTIRVVLKRALQNQGYDVIVASDGEAGISQAQQIHPALIICDWMMAHLNGLDVCRLIKANPKLATTFFILLTARGEVEDRVMGLDAGADDFLAKPIDINELKARVRAGLRLYQLNQDLQAQKQALEKLNQDLQHQKQLLETELAEASSYVRSLLPAPLKGTVTTESLFIPSTQLGGDCFDYYWLDDEHLVIYLLDVSGHGVGSALLSVSVLNMLRSQSLPNTNFYQPNAVLKSLNNTFQMSDHDEKYFTIWYGVYNRAQRQISYASAGHPPALLLAGTTLNLSVKHLDSSGLPIGFLPDTEFEQDVIYLQEKSTVYIFSDGAYEISQPDGRIWGKEAFIRLLIDSHQQNIHLKQLLNQLQALNHGNNFDDDLSLIRINFT from the coding sequence ATGTTTAAAATCCTCATCATTGATGACGATCCTACAATTCGAGTAGTCCTCAAAAGAGCATTACAAAATCAAGGCTACGATGTCATAGTTGCTAGTGATGGTGAAGCGGGAATTAGCCAAGCACAACAAATACATCCAGCGCTAATTATTTGTGATTGGATGATGGCTCATTTGAATGGACTTGATGTATGTCGTTTAATCAAAGCTAATCCAAAACTAGCTACAACTTTTTTTATTCTACTCACTGCACGTGGAGAAGTTGAAGATCGAGTCATGGGGCTTGATGCGGGAGCCGATGATTTCTTAGCGAAACCAATTGACATCAATGAATTAAAAGCACGAGTACGAGCAGGATTACGTTTATATCAACTCAATCAAGATTTACAAGCCCAAAAGCAAGCTTTAGAAAAACTCAATCAAGATTTACAACATCAAAAACAACTTTTAGAAACCGAATTAGCCGAAGCAAGTAGCTATGTGCGATCGCTTCTTCCTGCACCCCTTAAAGGAACTGTAACAACCGAAAGCTTATTTATTCCTTCCACGCAACTGGGAGGCGATTGCTTTGATTACTACTGGTTAGATGACGAGCATTTAGTTATTTATTTACTCGATGTTTCAGGACACGGTGTAGGTTCAGCATTGCTATCTGTGTCAGTATTAAATATGTTGCGATCGCAATCTTTGCCTAACACTAATTTTTATCAACCTAATGCAGTTTTAAAATCGCTGAATAACACTTTTCAAATGAGCGATCATGACGAAAAATACTTTACAATTTGGTATGGAGTATATAATCGCGCTCAGCGTCAAATCAGTTATGCTAGTGCAGGTCATCCACCTGCTCTTTTATTAGCAGGTACTACTTTAAATCTTTCAGTCAAACACTTAGATTCATCAGGTTTGCCCATTGGTTTTTTACCTGATACTGAATTTGAACAAGACGTTATATATTTACAAGAAAAGAGTACTGTATATATTTTTAGTGATGGCGCTTACGAAATTTCTCAACCTGATGGTAGGATTTGGGGAAAAGAAGCCTTCATCCGGTTGCTAATCGATTCCCACCAACAAAATATACATTTGAAGCAACTCCTAAACCAGCTTCAAGCTTTAAATCATGGTAATAATTTTGATGATGACCTTTCTTTAATAAGAATTAATTTTACTTGA